The Lytechinus pictus isolate F3 Inbred chromosome 8, Lp3.0, whole genome shotgun sequence nucleotide sequence AACAGCACCGAAACCCCATCCAAAACCAAGCCTATCGCCACCATAGTACTTCCCTACATCGGCAAGACTTCACACCGACTACAACGTATCCTCCACTCTGCCAACATTCTCGTCAGACACCAATCCTCTCGCAAGCTACACTCCATCCTTCACTCTTACAAGGACAAGCACCCATCCAACAAGCAACCAGGCGTCTACAAGATCCCCTGCGACTGCGGCAAAGTCTACATCGGGGAAACCGGCCGAGACTTCGACATCAGACTCAGGGAACACAAGACCCACCACCGACGCAGCGACTGGGACAGATCTGCCATCGTCAAGCACGCACAACACGAAAATCACCGCATAGACTGGGACAAGAGCCACCTAATCACCAACATCCGTCACTGGAATACCAGAAGGGTTAGGGAAG carries:
- the LOC135155215 gene encoding uncharacterized protein LOC135155215 → METQCDNSIPFLDVLITKTPSEFPSHQVYRKPTHTDRYLNFHSHHHPSVHQSVADTLIRRAHQLSDKAHLQQELKHVTHALTTINQYPRIRINTQPSRHQLSTNSTETPSKTKPIATIVLPYIGKTSHRLQRILHSANILVRHQSSRKLHSILHSYKDKHPSNKQPGVYKIPCDCGKVYIGETGRDFDIRLREHKTHHRRSDWDRSAIVKHAQHENHRIDWDKSHLITNIRHWNTRRVREAIEIH